The following proteins are co-located in the Imtechella halotolerans genome:
- a CDS encoding RNA polymerase sigma factor yields the protein MKFSLENHFYLIDQVKTGNQEAYRFIFESLYDSLLSYVFGLTNDLQTSEDIVQGTFLKIWERRETLSIHSSIKNYFFRTCYNEFVNQYRGRTENIPLSDELYTNVFLEEEKNESEYKEELYRQLQKAIDALPEKCKEIFLLHKLDGYKYQEIAEKLEISVKTVKNQLLKAYHKIRVDH from the coding sequence ATGAAATTTTCACTCGAAAATCATTTCTATTTAATAGACCAGGTTAAAACCGGTAATCAGGAAGCGTACCGATTCATATTTGAATCATTGTATGACTCCCTACTCTCCTATGTTTTTGGTCTCACCAATGATTTACAAACATCAGAGGATATAGTACAAGGTACATTTCTAAAAATATGGGAAAGAAGGGAAACTCTAAGCATACATTCATCAATTAAAAACTATTTTTTCAGGACATGTTACAATGAGTTTGTTAATCAATATCGAGGACGAACTGAAAACATCCCTCTTTCAGATGAACTTTACACAAATGTATTCCTAGAAGAAGAAAAAAATGAATCGGAATATAAAGAGGAATTATATCGTCAACTTCAAAAAGCAATTGACGCTCTTCCAGAAAAATGTAAAGAAATTTTTCTACTTCACAAACTGGACGGTTATAAATACCAAGAAATAGCTGAAAAGCTTGAAATTTCAGTAAAAACAGTGAAAAACCAACTATTAAAAGCCTATCATAAAATTAGGGTAGACCATTAG
- a CDS encoding GatB/YqeY domain-containing protein, with protein MSLQAQIMDAMKSAMKAKDSVALESLRAIKSAILLAQTESGAKEELTEEAEIKLLQRLVKQRKDSAAIFTEQGRADLAEPELAQATVIEQFLPAQLSEDEVGEIVSKIIKSTGASGMQDMGKVMGEASKQLAGQADGKTISTLVKKLLS; from the coding sequence ATGAGTTTACAAGCCCAAATTATGGATGCCATGAAGTCGGCAATGAAAGCTAAAGATAGCGTAGCTTTAGAGTCTTTACGAGCTATAAAATCGGCTATATTGTTGGCGCAGACAGAAAGTGGTGCTAAAGAGGAATTGACTGAAGAGGCTGAAATCAAATTGTTGCAACGATTGGTCAAGCAACGAAAGGATAGTGCCGCTATTTTTACGGAACAAGGTCGAGCAGATTTAGCTGAACCTGAATTGGCTCAAGCTACTGTGATTGAACAATTTTTACCCGCTCAACTTAGTGAGGACGAGGTGGGTGAAATAGTTTCTAAAATTATCAAATCTACTGGTGCATCTGGAATGCAAGACATGGGAAAAGTAATGGGCGAAGCCAGTAAACAATTAGCTGGACAGGCTGATGGTAAAACCATTTCTACCCTTGTTAAAAAATTATTGAGTTAG
- the ftsZ gene encoding cell division protein FtsZ encodes MSSTTDFGNISFDLPKNQSNVIKVIGVGGGGSNAINHMFRQGIKGVDFVICNTDAQALQNSPVPNKIQLGVSLTEGLGAGANPEVGEQSAIESLEEIKNMLDSNTKMVFITAGMGGGTGTGAAPIIAKMAKDMDVLTVGIVTMPFQFEGKMRNEQAQKGIENLRRHVDSLIVINNNKLREVYGNLGFKAGFSKADEVLSTASRGIAEVITHHYTQNIDLRDAKTVLSNSGTAIMGSASAHGENRAQVAIMNALDSPLLNDNKITGAKNVLLLIVSGTSEITLDEIGEINDHIQNEAGFGANIIMGVGEDETLGDAVAVTVIATGFNAEQQHEIVNTEAKKIIHTLEEEQRATQDLSPKSSFGTLPFPEEKKVVGQSTTSLETPRPSNTPEAVLPIKEQVVVHTLVEEDDDVKSLIDLVPTTEIIKNLPVVFEEVTVLPEVEDDFVIIDTTARIKDIEVVEPKFVQAEPDLFQLSFDMPLVDHVQDDTEKAPVVTFTLDETVNNYEVNDAIEVVPVTEASHEGEKRYSLDDYMDFENNLSQAKAKSVVAAKVVEEEVSFEKKVVSETETQSVIKEECNPFNSSIEEGLKSRVADRRLKLKEFNYKFKNNSTQKIDEIEREPAYKRMGIELDQQSPQSNTSRMSVGTDSNDELQLRSNNSFLHDNVD; translated from the coding sequence ATGAGCAGTACAACCGATTTCGGAAACATTTCATTTGATTTGCCCAAAAATCAAAGCAATGTCATCAAAGTAATAGGCGTAGGAGGCGGTGGTAGCAATGCTATTAACCACATGTTTCGCCAAGGAATAAAGGGAGTCGATTTTGTTATTTGTAATACAGATGCACAAGCCTTACAAAATAGCCCAGTGCCTAATAAAATTCAATTAGGAGTTTCACTTACTGAGGGACTTGGTGCAGGAGCTAATCCTGAGGTTGGTGAACAGTCGGCAATTGAAAGTCTTGAAGAAATAAAAAACATGCTTGATTCCAATACCAAAATGGTTTTTATTACCGCTGGAATGGGGGGTGGAACAGGTACAGGTGCGGCTCCTATCATTGCTAAAATGGCTAAGGATATGGATGTGCTAACAGTTGGGATTGTTACTATGCCTTTTCAGTTTGAAGGGAAAATGCGTAATGAACAGGCACAAAAAGGTATTGAAAATTTACGTAGACATGTAGATTCACTTATTGTTATCAATAACAATAAATTAAGAGAAGTATACGGTAACTTAGGGTTTAAAGCTGGTTTCTCTAAGGCCGATGAGGTGTTGTCTACTGCTTCTCGTGGTATAGCAGAAGTAATTACTCACCACTATACCCAGAATATTGACTTGCGTGATGCTAAAACTGTATTATCTAATAGTGGTACTGCAATTATGGGATCTGCTTCAGCGCACGGTGAAAATCGGGCTCAAGTAGCTATTATGAATGCATTAGATTCTCCTTTATTGAATGATAATAAGATTACTGGAGCCAAAAACGTATTACTGCTTATCGTTTCGGGTACTAGTGAGATTACTTTAGATGAAATAGGTGAAATTAACGATCACATCCAGAATGAAGCTGGATTCGGAGCCAATATTATTATGGGGGTTGGTGAAGATGAAACTCTTGGGGATGCAGTGGCTGTCACTGTAATTGCAACTGGGTTTAATGCAGAGCAACAGCATGAGATAGTAAACACTGAGGCAAAGAAAATAATACATACCCTGGAAGAAGAACAACGCGCTACTCAAGATTTATCCCCTAAATCATCTTTCGGGACCTTGCCTTTTCCTGAGGAAAAAAAAGTAGTCGGGCAATCAACTACTAGTTTAGAAACTCCAAGACCTTCAAATACTCCAGAGGCTGTTTTACCTATTAAAGAGCAAGTTGTTGTTCATACGCTGGTTGAAGAAGATGACGATGTGAAGTCATTAATTGATTTAGTACCTACTACCGAAATAATTAAAAATTTGCCAGTGGTATTTGAGGAAGTTACTGTTTTGCCCGAGGTTGAGGATGATTTTGTAATAATTGATACTACTGCTCGAATAAAAGATATAGAAGTTGTTGAGCCAAAGTTTGTACAAGCTGAACCTGATTTGTTTCAATTAAGTTTTGATATGCCATTAGTGGACCATGTTCAAGATGATACTGAAAAAGCTCCCGTAGTTACTTTTACCTTGGATGAAACAGTAAATAATTATGAAGTAAATGATGCTATAGAAGTGGTGCCTGTGACAGAAGCCTCTCATGAAGGGGAAAAACGCTATAGTCTTGATGATTATATGGATTTTGAGAATAATCTTTCTCAAGCAAAGGCTAAGTCTGTAGTTGCTGCTAAGGTAGTAGAGGAGGAAGTTTCTTTTGAGAAAAAGGTTGTATCTGAAACAGAAACTCAGTCTGTAATTAAAGAAGAATGTAATCCTTTTAATAGTTCCATTGAAGAAGGTCTTAAATCCAGAGTCGCTGACCGTCGATTGAAGCTTAAAGAGTTTAATTACAAGTTTAAAAATAATAGTACTCAGAAAATAGATGAGATTGAGCGTGAGCCTGCCTATAAAAGAATGGGTATTGAATTAGATCAGCAATCTCCACAAAGTAACACATCTCGAATGAGTGTTGGTACAGATAGTAATGATGAACTTCAATTGCGCAGTAATAATTCGTTTCTACATGATAATGTAGATTAA
- the ftsA gene encoding cell division protein FtsA encodes MEHKNYAVGLDIGTTKIVAMIGAENEYGKVEILGVGKSKSLGVHRGVVNNITQTIQSIQQAVQEAEGVSGLKIEGVEVGIAGQHIRSLQHSDYITRDNSEAVIEDIDVDRLCNQVYKLVMLPGEEIIHVLPQEFKVDGQAEIKEPVGMYGGRLEANFHVVVGQVSSIRNVGRCIKNSGLDLSGLTLEPLASANAVLSQEEKEAGVALIDIGGGTTDLAIFKEGIIRHTAVIPFGGNVITDDIKEGCSILEKQAELLKIKFGSAWPGENKDNEIVSIPGLRGREPKEITLKNLSKIIHARVVEIVEQVYVEIKNYGHEDPKKKLIAGIVLTGGGSQLKHIKQLVEYITGMDTRIGYPNEHLAGDSDPEIASPVYATAVGLVMNALKNQKRIQITNTIQEEPQASLDEPITETATNEPIPAPTKEPRKNFMERFTEKIKEFLDNAE; translated from the coding sequence ATGGAACACAAGAATTACGCAGTAGGATTAGATATAGGTACCACCAAGATCGTTGCAATGATTGGTGCTGAAAACGAGTATGGAAAAGTGGAAATTTTGGGTGTTGGTAAATCCAAAAGTTTAGGTGTGCACCGTGGAGTGGTTAACAATATTACTCAGACAATTCAATCAATTCAGCAAGCTGTCCAGGAAGCAGAAGGTGTTTCAGGTTTAAAAATTGAAGGAGTTGAAGTGGGTATAGCGGGCCAGCACATTCGAAGCTTGCAACATAGTGATTATATTACTAGGGATAACTCTGAAGCCGTAATTGAAGATATAGATGTTGATCGTTTATGCAATCAAGTGTATAAACTGGTTATGCTCCCTGGAGAAGAAATTATTCATGTATTACCTCAAGAGTTTAAGGTAGATGGCCAAGCTGAAATCAAAGAGCCTGTTGGAATGTACGGCGGAAGACTTGAAGCTAATTTTCATGTGGTTGTAGGTCAGGTATCTTCAATTAGGAATGTGGGTAGATGTATTAAAAACTCAGGTTTAGATTTATCTGGTCTTACCTTGGAACCACTTGCCTCTGCAAATGCTGTTTTAAGTCAAGAAGAAAAGGAGGCGGGAGTTGCTCTTATTGACATTGGAGGTGGAACCACCGATTTAGCAATTTTCAAAGAAGGGATAATCCGTCATACTGCGGTAATTCCATTTGGAGGGAATGTAATAACTGATGATATTAAAGAAGGCTGTTCCATTCTGGAAAAACAAGCTGAGTTGTTAAAGATAAAGTTTGGTTCGGCCTGGCCTGGAGAAAATAAAGATAATGAGATTGTCTCTATTCCAGGTTTAAGAGGTAGAGAACCAAAAGAAATAACCTTGAAAAATCTGTCTAAAATTATTCATGCCCGAGTGGTTGAAATAGTTGAGCAGGTTTATGTAGAGATTAAAAATTACGGTCATGAAGATCCTAAAAAGAAGCTTATTGCTGGAATAGTGCTTACAGGAGGCGGAAGTCAACTCAAGCACATAAAGCAGTTGGTTGAATACATTACTGGTATGGATACACGTATTGGATACCCTAATGAACATCTTGCTGGTGATTCTGATCCTGAGATTGCTAGCCCTGTATATGCTACAGCTGTTGGGTTAGTGATGAATGCTTTGAAAAATCAAAAACGAATACAGATTACAAATACAATTCAAGAAGAGCCCCAAGCTTCTTTAGATGAACCTATAACCGAAACTGCAACTAACGAACCAATACCTGCACCGACCAAAGAACCAAGGAAAAACTTTATGGAACGTTTTACCGAGAAGATTAAAGAATTTTTAGATAACGCAGAATAA
- a CDS encoding cell division protein FtsQ/DivIB, whose protein sequence is MSIKGIAKLVLLLVFVVFLYGFTARRHAARKVNEIHIAYVGTNNVFITEESVNKLLIQNGDSLTGIRKDEVDLNRLEHILNANDMIEEAEVYLAINGELTANIKQREPIARVGGAGTFYIDRNGEQMPLSPVFSARVPLVTGIVNDENRGVVHHLAMFIKEDVFLSKMVIGIEVKSNEFTLRLRDVDFTIALGDTTQLSPKFSNLKAFYQKAAKDETLNAYRHVNLKYNNQVVCTKI, encoded by the coding sequence ATGTCAATTAAGGGCATTGCTAAATTAGTACTATTGTTAGTCTTTGTGGTATTCCTCTATGGCTTTACTGCAAGGCGTCACGCTGCTCGTAAAGTTAATGAGATACATATAGCGTATGTAGGAACTAATAATGTTTTTATAACAGAAGAATCGGTTAATAAATTGTTGATACAAAATGGAGATTCACTTACGGGTATACGTAAAGATGAAGTAGATTTGAATAGATTGGAGCATATTCTGAACGCCAATGATATGATTGAGGAGGCTGAAGTGTATCTTGCTATCAATGGGGAACTTACTGCTAATATTAAGCAACGAGAACCGATCGCACGAGTTGGAGGTGCTGGTACTTTCTATATCGATAGGAATGGAGAACAGATGCCTTTGTCTCCTGTGTTTTCAGCTAGAGTACCTTTAGTAACCGGAATCGTTAATGATGAGAATAGAGGAGTTGTTCACCATTTAGCTATGTTTATTAAAGAAGATGTGTTTCTCTCTAAGATGGTTATTGGAATCGAAGTGAAAAGTAACGAATTTACTTTGCGATTAAGAGATGTCGATTTTACGATTGCCTTAGGAGATACCACTCAATTGTCCCCAAAATTCTCAAATCTTAAAGCCTTTTATCAAAAGGCTGCTAAGGATGAAACATTGAATGCATATCGGCATGTGAATTTAAAGTATAATAATCAGGTAGTGTGCACCAAAATATAA
- the murC gene encoding UDP-N-acetylmuramate--L-alanine ligase — protein MNLSEIHRVYFIGIGGIGMSALARYFKANGKEVAGYDKTPTEITDSLMSIGIDVHFKDDEILIPANFSNTSGTLVVYTPAVPKDHKELEYFISNGYIVKKRAEVLGIITRGTYCLAVAGTHGKTTTSSILAHILAESGVEVTAFLGGIAENFDSNLVLKGNEVTVVEADEFDRSFLHLSPDVACITSMDADHLDIYGNEEMLKGSFEAFAKCVKVGGRLFVHKGLPLEGVTYGIEDNSDYCIKNIKIENGTYLFDLVTPTTTLTGVKFSKPGQHNLLNALVAFAMAEQTGTPTGRLARALGSFKGVKRRFSYHICTENLVYIDDYAHHPTEINALYQAVTEMHPNKRIVAIFQPHLFSRTRDFMEAFAESLSQFDKVILLDIYPARELPIPGVTSNELLALVKATDKKLVRKEDLLEELVSERFEVVVSIGAGDIGEEVMKIKQLLELYVN, from the coding sequence ATGAATTTGAGCGAAATACATAGAGTTTATTTCATTGGGATTGGAGGTATTGGTATGTCAGCCCTTGCTCGTTATTTTAAAGCTAATGGCAAGGAAGTGGCTGGGTATGATAAAACTCCTACTGAAATTACAGATTCATTGATGTCTATTGGAATAGATGTGCATTTTAAGGATGACGAAATTCTTATACCTGCCAATTTTTCCAATACTTCAGGTACACTTGTAGTTTATACACCAGCAGTGCCTAAAGATCATAAGGAACTTGAATATTTTATTTCAAATGGGTATATCGTAAAAAAACGAGCTGAAGTTTTGGGTATTATAACTCGTGGCACCTATTGTTTGGCTGTGGCTGGTACTCACGGAAAGACTACGACATCAAGTATTTTGGCACATATACTTGCTGAGAGTGGCGTTGAGGTTACTGCTTTCTTAGGGGGAATTGCTGAAAATTTTGATTCGAATTTAGTGTTGAAGGGAAATGAAGTGACCGTGGTGGAGGCGGATGAATTTGATCGTTCCTTCTTGCATCTTTCTCCTGATGTGGCATGTATAACCTCCATGGATGCTGATCATTTAGATATTTACGGTAATGAAGAGATGCTTAAAGGAAGTTTTGAGGCATTTGCCAAGTGTGTCAAAGTGGGTGGTAGACTATTTGTTCATAAAGGATTGCCATTAGAAGGAGTGACTTATGGAATAGAAGATAATTCGGATTATTGTATAAAAAATATAAAAATAGAAAACGGGACCTACTTATTTGACTTGGTGACACCAACAACCACTCTTACGGGAGTTAAGTTTAGCAAGCCAGGGCAGCACAACTTGTTAAACGCACTAGTGGCTTTTGCCATGGCGGAACAGACCGGTACCCCAACCGGTCGACTCGCCCGTGCATTAGGTAGTTTCAAGGGTGTTAAACGAAGGTTTTCATATCATATTTGTACAGAAAACTTAGTATATATTGATGATTACGCACATCACCCTACAGAGATAAATGCATTGTATCAGGCTGTAACAGAAATGCATCCAAATAAACGTATTGTAGCTATTTTCCAGCCTCATTTGTTCAGTAGAACCCGTGATTTTATGGAGGCTTTTGCCGAAAGTTTATCACAATTTGATAAGGTTATATTGTTAGATATTTATCCTGCAAGAGAATTGCCTATACCAGGGGTTACTTCTAACGAATTATTAGCTCTTGTTAAGGCTACTGATAAAAAATTGGTTCGTAAAGAAGATCTTCTTGAGGAGCTTGTTAGTGAGCGTTTTGAGGTAGTGGTGTCTATCGGTGCAGGAGATATCGGAGAAGAGGTTATGAAAATTAAACAGTTACTTGAATTATATGTCAATTAA